In one Bradyrhizobium cosmicum genomic region, the following are encoded:
- the folE gene encoding GTP cyclohydrolase I FolE, with protein sequence MTVDTGIAPNRLQRPSREEAEAAFRTIIRWAGDDPDRPGLLDTPARAARAFEEYFAGYEQDPIQILDRTFDETGSYEEMVILRGISFESHCEHHIAPIIGRAWVAYVPDGRVVGISKLARVVQVYAKRFQIQERMTSEIASAVQKALKPKGVGVILKANHHCMSSRGVQKIGSDMVTSCMLGCFRDNPISRQEFMAMVED encoded by the coding sequence GTGACTGTGGATACCGGAATTGCTCCCAATCGGCTGCAGCGGCCGAGCCGTGAAGAAGCCGAAGCCGCATTTCGGACCATCATCCGATGGGCGGGTGATGATCCGGATCGGCCCGGCTTGCTGGACACGCCGGCGCGGGCCGCGCGTGCGTTCGAGGAATATTTCGCGGGCTATGAGCAGGATCCGATTCAGATCCTCGACAGGACCTTCGACGAGACCGGCAGCTACGAGGAGATGGTGATCCTGCGCGGTATCTCGTTCGAAAGCCATTGCGAGCATCATATCGCGCCCATCATCGGCCGCGCCTGGGTCGCCTATGTGCCGGATGGCCGTGTCGTCGGCATCTCGAAGCTCGCGCGCGTGGTGCAGGTCTACGCCAAGCGATTCCAGATCCAGGAGCGCATGACGTCTGAAATTGCGTCGGCAGTGCAGAAAGCTCTGAAGCCTAAGGGCGTCGGCGTCATCCTCAAGGCCAATCACCACTGCATGTCGAGCCGCGGGGTGCAGAAAATCGGTTCCGACATGGTGACCAGCTGCATGCTTGGCTGCTTTCGCGACAATCCGATCTCGCGTCAGGAGTTCATGGCCATGGTCGAGGATTGA
- a CDS encoding sodium-dependent bicarbonate transport family permease, translated as MLALAVQNLVSPPVLFFGMGLGASLGRSDLSVPEAIARFLSLYLLISIGFRGGAEVAHQGLTLTLVATIAAGIALSGGLPFVAYAFLRNVAGLDHINAAAVAGHYGSISAVTFVAVTGALTQLALPFDGYMIAVAAAMETPAIFSALFIARTGRGRTEGEMPKDFLREIALNGSIVALLGAFAVGCITGERGMTSLKPFLLDAFAGFLCIFLLDMGLIAGRGLRDGWRSLSVPVAAFAWVMPLVSAALAAALAWLIGLRAGSMAVLMTLGASASYIAVPAAMRLALPAANPAIALTLSLGLTFPFNLTVGIPLYIAAAQMIAE; from the coding sequence GTGCTGGCGCTCGCCGTTCAGAATCTTGTCTCGCCTCCGGTGCTGTTCTTCGGCATGGGTCTTGGGGCTTCGCTTGGCCGGTCCGACCTGTCGGTGCCCGAGGCGATCGCGCGTTTTCTCTCGCTATATCTGCTGATCTCGATCGGCTTTCGGGGCGGCGCCGAGGTCGCCCACCAGGGCTTGACGCTGACGCTCGTCGCAACGATCGCCGCCGGAATTGCCTTGTCCGGCGGCTTGCCCTTCGTCGCCTACGCCTTCCTGCGCAACGTCGCCGGCCTCGACCATATCAACGCCGCAGCGGTGGCCGGACATTACGGGTCGATCTCGGCCGTGACCTTCGTCGCCGTCACGGGCGCCCTGACCCAGCTCGCCCTGCCCTTCGACGGCTACATGATCGCCGTGGCGGCCGCGATGGAAACGCCGGCGATCTTCTCCGCGCTCTTCATCGCGCGGACCGGGCGAGGCCGGACCGAGGGAGAGATGCCAAAGGATTTCCTGCGGGAGATTGCACTCAACGGCTCGATCGTCGCCCTGCTCGGCGCCTTCGCGGTCGGCTGCATTACGGGCGAACGCGGCATGACATCGCTCAAGCCCTTCCTGCTCGACGCGTTCGCAGGCTTCCTGTGCATCTTCCTGCTGGACATGGGACTGATCGCCGGCCGGGGTCTCCGGGACGGCTGGAGATCGCTGTCCGTCCCCGTCGCTGCCTTTGCCTGGGTCATGCCGCTGGTCAGCGCCGCGCTGGCGGCGGCCCTGGCGTGGCTGATCGGATTGCGGGCCGGCAGCATGGCCGTGTTGATGACGCTCGGCGCATCCGCCTCCTACATCGCCGTGCCGGCCGCGATGCGGCTGGCGCTGCCTGCGGCCAATCCCGCGATCGCGCTCACACTCTCGCTCGGTCTGACGTTTCCGTTCAACCTCACGGTCGGCATCCCCCTCTACATCGCCGCCGCACAGATGATCGCAGAATGA
- a CDS encoding P-II family nitrogen regulator — protein MQMFAKKRVEILIERALLKRLTDELVSAGVSGFSVVPLAAGRGQAGQWDSDGQIGDAAGMFALWCIVDPGRLDGLLEAVFAIVSRQVGLVSVSDVEVVRPERF, from the coding sequence ATGCAGATGTTTGCCAAGAAGCGCGTCGAAATCCTGATCGAGCGGGCCCTGCTGAAGCGCCTGACGGACGAGCTGGTGTCGGCCGGCGTCAGCGGATTTTCCGTCGTGCCCCTCGCCGCGGGACGCGGCCAGGCCGGGCAATGGGACTCGGACGGCCAGATCGGAGACGCCGCCGGCATGTTCGCGCTGTGGTGCATCGTCGATCCCGGCCGCCTCGACGGCCTGCTGGAGGCCGTCTTCGCGATCGTCTCCCGGCAGGTGGGACTGGTCTCGGTCAGCGACGTGGAGGTGGTGCGGCCGGAGCGTTTCTGA
- a CDS encoding LysR family transcriptional regulator: MMMPRTRVNLDIDLVRSFVTIVSLGNFTRAAQALGVQQSTISLQIRRLEEQIGGKLLERSPQSVALTAEGETFFDYARRMLDLNDEMVSRIQEPAMRGLVRLGAPEDFATRHLPDVLARFAQAYPQVDLEVTCDLTMNLIERFRKGAFDLALIKRERSIEIPGTRVWREPLVWVTGGLDLRQGVLPLAVSPKPCVYRKRATEALDRAKRSWRVAYTCGSLAGTLAAVRARLGVTVLPKDMVPPDLHVVDGKPMPDLKDTEIAILERDRLPRPAQRLKDFVIKTLS, encoded by the coding sequence ATGATGATGCCGCGCACGCGCGTCAATCTGGACATCGACCTGGTCAGGTCCTTCGTCACCATCGTGTCGCTCGGAAACTTCACGCGGGCCGCCCAGGCGCTCGGCGTCCAGCAGTCCACGATCTCGCTGCAGATCCGCCGGCTGGAGGAGCAGATCGGCGGCAAGCTGCTGGAGCGTTCGCCGCAATCGGTTGCGCTCACCGCCGAAGGCGAGACGTTCTTCGACTATGCGCGGCGCATGCTCGATCTGAACGACGAGATGGTGTCGCGCATCCAGGAGCCGGCGATGCGCGGGCTGGTTCGGCTCGGGGCTCCCGAGGATTTCGCGACCCGCCATCTTCCCGACGTGCTTGCGCGTTTCGCCCAGGCCTATCCGCAGGTCGATCTCGAGGTCACCTGCGATCTGACGATGAATCTCATCGAGCGCTTCCGGAAGGGCGCGTTCGACCTCGCCCTGATCAAGCGTGAACGATCCATCGAGATCCCCGGCACCCGCGTCTGGCGTGAGCCGCTGGTCTGGGTGACGGGCGGGCTCGATCTCAGGCAGGGAGTCTTGCCGCTGGCGGTATCGCCCAAACCCTGCGTCTACAGGAAGCGGGCGACCGAAGCGCTCGATCGCGCCAAGCGGTCCTGGCGGGTCGCCTATACCTGCGGTTCGCTGGCGGGGACGCTAGCGGCCGTGCGCGCCCGGCTTGGCGTCACGGTGCTTCCCAAGGACATGGTCCCCCCGGATCTGCATGTCGTGGACGGAAAGCCGATGCCTGACCTGAAGGATACCGAGATCGCGATCCTGGAGCGCGACCGTCTCCCCAGGCCGGCGCAGCGCCTCAAGGACTTCGTGATCAAGACCCTGAGTTGA